In Gavia stellata isolate bGavSte3 chromosome 28, bGavSte3.hap2, whole genome shotgun sequence, a single genomic region encodes these proteins:
- the LOC132319458 gene encoding LOW QUALITY PROTEIN: olfactory receptor 11L1-like (The sequence of the model RefSeq protein was modified relative to this genomic sequence to represent the inferred CDS: deleted 2 bases in 1 codon) — protein MLLNLLTRENRISFNSCLLQFYFSASLACAKCHLLSAVSYDHHLAICKPLHYTTLTNVRCCILLSAGSWLCGFLASICTTLYTSWLTFCESNKIDHFFCAYAPLLVLSCSETHKTELLTSILLCMLPFLLTLASCICMITAILKIPSSIGKQKAFSTCSSHLTVVTVFYGTLTAVYTLPKTKALRELNKVLSVFCTILTPMLSPLIYSLRNKKFKKALRKAIGKYIH, from the exons ATGCTGCTCAACCTCCTaacaagggaaaacagaatCTCATTTAACAGCTGTCtcttgcagttttatttctctgcttctttggCATGTGCCAAGTGTCACCTTTTATCTGCAGTGTCTTATGATCATCATTTAGCAATATGCAAACCCTTGCATTATACAACACTTACGAATGTCAGATGCTGCATCCTTCTATCAGCTGGATCCTGGCTTTGTGGATTTCTGGCTAGCATCTGTACTACACTATATACATCATGGCTGACTTTCTGTGAGTCCAACAAAATTGACCATTTCTTTTGTGCTTATGCACCATTATTAGTGCTCTCCTGCAGTGAAACCCACAAAACAGAATTGCTCACATCCATTTTA CTCTGCatgcttccatttcttttaacCTTGGCATCCTGTATTTGTATGATCACTGCTATCCTGAAAATCCCTTCCAGTATAGGGAAGCAAAAGGCTTTCTCTACTTGCTCCTCCCACCTCACTGTAGTCACAGTTTTCTATGGAACCCTAACTGCTGTCTACACATTGCCCAAAACTAAAGCCCTTAGAGAGTTAAACAAAGTCTTATCTGTTTTTTGTACTATCCTGACTCCCATGCTCAGTCCCCTCATCTACAGCTTGAGaaacaaaaagtttaaaaaagctTTGAGAAAAGCTATTGGCAAATATATTCATTAA